One genomic window of Solanum stenotomum isolate F172 chromosome 9, ASM1918654v1, whole genome shotgun sequence includes the following:
- the LOC125877749 gene encoding endoplasmic reticulum oxidoreductin-1-like, with protein sequence MVEETKVNELKKTENEKRRSGRKLGRSAIGAILVLMIAFGATFLYTQKGKSCPCFQDSRKYTGIVEDCCCDYETVDTINGAVLHPLLQGLVTTPFFRYFKVKLWCDCPFWPDDGMCKLRDCSVCECPENEFPESFRRPPLGLAADDLKCQEGKPEAAVDRTLDSKVFRGWIEVDNPWTVDDETDNGEMTYVNLLLNPERYTGYTGPSARRIWDAIYSENCPKYASGEICQEKKVLYKLISGLHSSISIHIAADYLLDETKNQWGTNPDLMYDRVLQYPERVRNLYFTFLFVLRAVTKAKDYLEQAEYDTGNPEEDLKAQSLIRQLLYNPKLQAACPVPFDEAKLWKGQSGPELKQQIQKQFRNISALMDCVGCEKCRLWGKLQVLGLGTALKILFSVDGEYRHDQHLQLQRNEVIALVNLLNRLSESIKLVQEMSPTFEKTMKGLSLQPAAKFISSWNRLLKTVLGDRLRKLTL encoded by the exons ATGGTGGAAGAAACTAAAGTTAACGAGCTGAAGAAgacagagaatgagaagaggaGAAGTGGAAGAAAATTGGGTCGATCAGCAATTGGGGCGATTTTGGTGTTGATGATAGCATTTGGTGCGACTTTTTTGTATACACAGAAGGGAAAATCGTGTCCTTGTTttcag GACTCTAGAAAATATACTGGGATAGTTGAAGACTGTTGTTGTGATTATGAAACAGTTGACACTATTAATGGGGCTGTGCTGCATCCTTTACTCCAAGGGCTTGTTACAACTCCCTTTTTTAGATACTTTAAG GTTAAACTGTGGTGTGACTGCCCTTTTTGGCCTGATGATGGTATGTGTAAGTTACGAGATTGCAGTGTATGCGAATGTCCAGAAAATGAGTTCCCCGAATCTTTTAGGAGACCACCACTTGGCCTTGCTGCTGATGATCTGAAATGCCAAGAGGGAAAACCAGAGGCAGCTGTGGATCGCACTCTCGACTCTAAGGTTTTCAGGGGATGGATAGAGGTAGATAACCCTTGGACAGTTGATGATGAGACAGATAATG GGGAGATGACATATGTCAATCTCTTGCTGAACCCGGAGCGTTACACTGGTTACACTGGTCCCTCGGCCAGGCGAATATGGGATGCTATATACTCAGAGAATTGTCCAAAAT ATGCATCTGGAGAGATTTGCCAGGAGAAAAAGGTTTTATACAAACTAATATCTGGTCTCCACTCCTCAATCTCAATACACATAGCTGCTGATTACCTGCTTGATGAAACTAAAAACCAG TGGGGTACAAATCCAGATTTGATGTATGATCGTGTTCTACAATATCCTGAACGTGTCCGAAACTTGTATTTTACTTTCCTCTTTGTTCTCCGAGCTGTAACAAAA GCAAAAGATTACTTGGAGCAAGCTGAGTATGATACTGGTAATCCTGAGGAAGACCTTAAAGCACAGTCCCTTATTCGACAGCTACTATACAACCCCAAACTGCAGGCTGCATGTCCAGTTCCATTTGACGAAGCTAAACTGTGGAAAGGCCAAAGTGGACCTGAGCTAAAGCAGCAGATTCAAAAGCAATTCAGGAATATTAG TGCTCTCATGGATTGTGTAGGATGTGAGAAATGTCGATTGTGGGGAAAGCTCCAGGTTCTTGGTCTTGGAACTGCATTGAAGATTCTCTTCTCAGTTGATGGTGAATATCGTCATGATCAACAT CTGCAGTTACAAAGAAATGAAGTGATTGCTCTGGTAAACCTACTTAATCGCCTATCAGAATCTATCAAGCTAGTACAGGAAATGAGCCCTACATTTGAGAAGACAATGAAGGGGCTAAGTCTACAGCCAGCTGCTAAGTTTATAAGTTCGTGGAATAGACTATTGAAAACAGTATTAGGAGATAG GTTGAGGAAGCTTACATTGTAG
- the LOC125877753 gene encoding xyloglucan endotransglucosylase protein 7-like — MLLQLSVLVLVLLSPVWADNFYQDATVTFGDQRAQIQDGGRLLALSLDKISGSGFQSKNEYLFGRFDMQLKLVPGNSAGTVTTFYLSSQGAGHDEIDFEFLGNSSGQPYTVHTNVYSQGKGNKEQQFRLWFDPTSSFHTYSIVWNSQRIIFLVDNIPIRVFNNHEALGVAFPKNQAMRVYASLWNADDWATQGGRVKTDWSMAPFTASYRNFNTNACVWSAATSTSSCGGSKTESVNNDQTWQTQQLNANGRNRVRWVQQKYMIYNYCADANRFSQGFSPECKRSRF; from the exons ATGTTGCTGCAGCTATCTGTGCTTGTGCTTGTCTTACTATCCCCTGTTTGGGCTGATAATTTCTACCAAGATGCGACGGTCACGTTTGGTGACCAGCGCGCTCAGATACAAGATGGAGGGCGCCTTCTCGCCTTGTCCCTTGACAAAATTTCAGGTTCGGGATTTCAGTCTAAGaatgaatatttatttggaaGGTTTGATATGCAGCTCAAACTCGTACCTGGAAATTCTGCTGGCACTGTCACCACATTCTAC TTGTCTTCTCAAGGAGCAGGGCACGATGAAATTGATTTCGAGTTTCTAGGAAATTCATCAGGACAACCTTACACGGTTCACACCAACGTTTACTCTCAAGGAAAAGGCAATAAAGAACAACAATTCCGCCTCTGGTTTGATCCAACTTCGTCGTTCCACACTTACTCTATTGTTTGGAACTCTCAACGCATCAT ATTTTTGGTGGATAATATCCCAATAAGAGTGTTCAACAACCACGAAGCACTTGGTGTTGCATTCCCAAAGAATCAAGCTATGAGAGTTTACGCGAGTTTATGGAATGCTGATGACTGGGCTACACAAGGAGGACGGGTGAAGACGGATTGGTCAATGGCTCCGTTTACAGCTTCTTACAGGAATTTCAATACAAATGCTTGTGTTTGGTCAGCTGCTACGTCTACTTCGTCTTGTGGAGGTTCTAAGACTGAGTCAGTAAACAATGATCAGACATGGCAAACTCAACAACTGAACGCTAATGGCAGAAATAGGGTACGATGGGTTCAGCAGAAGTACATGATCTACAATTACTGTGCGGATGCTAATAGGTTCTCTCAAGGCTTTTCTCCTGAATGCAAGCGTTCAAGGTTCTAA